Below is a genomic region from Culicoides brevitarsis isolate CSIRO-B50_1 chromosome 2, AGI_CSIRO_Cbre_v1, whole genome shotgun sequence.
TACGCGGGCATCAAGACGACAACGATTCCGATAACGAAAGCGCTCGTCAACTCGAAGCGGCGAAAAGTCAAAAAGATAAGAACAAGATAACGAGTACGGAAGACACTTCCAAGGGACCTCTAAGTGGTATTTTCCGCTTGATGGATTCGCCGCGTGTGATGAAACGTTTACAAGACATGGAACGTGGGCCAGTACAGAAAAAAGTGACACCGCCGCCGACAGCAGCGCCTCCAACGGCGAAACAAGCGACAGCAGCGCCTCCTGTGGCGGGTCAAAAAAAGACTACAAACCGCCAAATGTCAGAAGATGAAATTGACAGGATTAAGCGACAGAATAAGGGAGCAAGTTCAAGTGCGACAGCGGCAGCTACAGGCGTCACAGAGCCTGAACGCCCAACGGCAGATCGCGTAAGTGCACTCAAACGTCAACCATCCACATCCACAGAACACTCATCATCGCAAGACACACAAAACACTGCAAGCGAGCAGGTAACATTTTCACCTTTATCGACGACACGAACGACTGTCATTCACCTACAGATCAATGTCATGCTTCTTTCCTCCTCATGCTTTCTTTGCTTTTTActgtttctcttttttctatCTTTTTCGACAGACACGATGACGAAATAACCGACGACGgattgactgaaaaaaaatttttcctccaaTAAAAGACttgaaacttgaatttttgtcgtttttttgtgtttttttttattattttaaatttttgagatttttttcttattttttttccgcaaCGCTAACTTCCAtacaatcaaaaaatcactcaTTCATGCTTAACCCACGAAAGTCTACGCTGTTTAATGACATAAACGAGGGCGACGAATCGTCTGACAACTCATTATCTAATCCCCAATCCAACTCCATTCAACAGTCCAAGACACCGGCGACAGCTGCAAATAAGCAGACAACGCGTGCCCCCAGCAACGAATCCAGCGCCTCATCCGATAGTGCAAATGCCGCCGCCGCAGCAGCAGCTGCTTCTGCCAATGGGACGCAAGAAAAGAAACCATTTCAATCGCGATTTCTGAACCAACCTTTGACCACGGAACCGCCGAAAAAGGAGGAAACTGAGTCAAGTAGCGAGGAGGAAACGAGCGAAGAGGAAACCGAAAGCGAAGAAGAGTCTGAGGAAGAATCAAAGCCCGCAGCGAAACCATCAACGACAACAACGCCATCTCGTGCTGCCGATCCAAAGCCTGATACGAGCTCTTATCGCACCCGAAGCTCTCAAATGCAAGATGAAGCTCGAAATGATTCGCGAAGAAGTTCACGAGAAGAACCGAGATCGGCGTATGGACAAAGTGCAGCGAATGCGTATAAATCGAGTCCGACGCATAGCAGCTTTGAACGGGATGAAAGCCCCAAATATGGAAGAGTAAGAAATTCAGCGACGACAGCGACAGTTCCCGAGCCAGAGACGGAAAGTCGTTACAGTAGCAGGTAAGGTTTTTTTgggtttgagaatttttttcttgtgaaagttttatttttttttacactgaCACTTGCCTTTCCACAGAACACAGAGTATCtaataatactaaaaattataaagaaactACGCCATAACACtagaaaccaaaaaataaaaataacagtaGTATGCCAATGCCGATTCCTTGATCCATAAGTCATTGtgattccaaaaatttatctctaaatattaataaataaatgattttatttgatagaaaaatttttacttaaaaaaataaaaaaaaaaaatcgaaattaaattttaaattaattattttaaaaaatacatgtgaaaaaatagttgtaaaatatttatttaaatcaaattaattaaatatttaatttaattttaaatttaattaattttttattaaaaaaaataaatttttaattaaaaaaaaaataaataaatagataaatttaaaaaaaaagaaaaataaatatttaatttgaattaaattaataaaaattaattaattaaattattttataaattatttattaaataatttattttataatttattaattaatttttttttaaaaaaatattctttcttcataaaaaaaattaaaaaattcaaaattaaattttaaataaattaatttaaataataaatgtaagaaaaataattgtaaaatatttaattaaatagttttatttttttaaattttatagttaaatattttaataaattttgatattttattcacttgcgatttatttttaaaataaaatatcagaaattaaaataaaaattattaaaaaattaaattatttaatttaatattttatttttttttaatcttaagaattcaatagaaaaattaatcaaaaaaattcaaagttttggaattacaattttttttaaaataatttttaaaaatttaaaattggcaaaaaattaattaattttttaaaattggaaaaatattaaaaaattaaattatttagttaaatatgtatttttcaattaatttttctaattttaagaatcaaataaaaaaaattcgagctTTAGGAATCACAAATCACATGACTTGAtggatcaaattttttttttacacaaaaacacTTTTAACCCTACTAAAAAACCtgttttgtccttttttagtttttttttacttttacatttttgtgaaGTTGACTGTCTAACAATGTCAGTAGATTTTTCGACGACGTTCTTTCTCAGTCAAATTTTGCGCTTTTTCCTCGAACATCGCTGATCTCTCTCTCTTCATaccaaaaatttcgaaaaacaaaaaaaaacttacattttcaGTGGGTACTCCAGTCGATTCCTCAACAAGAGTAAAAGCACAGCAGTTGTGCCTCCGGAAGAGGAGGAAGACTCCGATAGTCGCTACGGAACGGGACGCCAACGGTACATGGCGCTAAAGGAGCGTCGTACACGCTTGGCACGCAGCAAATCCTCGCACAACTttggcaacgacgacgacgatgatgatccGCCGTCGCCAACAACTGTCTCTCCAGCCGCTTATCTGGCATCCAGGTGggattttcttcattcattcTTCTCATTTCTTCTTCCTTCTTCATAAAttgttgttctaaaaaaagagaaaaaaaaatattgagagaaggtttttaatttacttttttttttaatcagaatCGTGCTTTCATTAACACGAATTAATTAATGAGGAACTAACttgaatgttaaattttatgaaattttcttcagaagttgaaaggattttttctttcttttgaatttgatGTAGATACGGACCTTCATCAAGTCTGGCTGGAAGTGAATTGTCTCGCAGTCGTTCAACGCATGTCTTGAAGTCGAGAGAAAATTCGCCCGAACGAGGAGCTGCAGGatgtaagtgatttttttaatattttatttttttgtgaatttaaaaaattaattgaaaaaatataaaataaattaaattaagctaaatttaataaaatgaattactttaaaaaaaattatattcaaagacatttttttaaattaaaaaaaaaattaaattaattgattgttaaattattttgttttaaatttaaattttttttcgaaattaaaaaaataataataaaataaattaattaaattagaaataaaaaataatattaaaatttattgaaatgaaagttaaatttaattaaattaaattaaaattaaattaaagtttattttttttttcaaaatttaaagaaaaatataaaaaaaaaaattaaagacattactttaaaattaaaaaaaaatattaataatttaaaaaaatattaaaacttaaaaatgaattattaaatactcaatatttgattataattaaaatttaattaaaaaatatattttttttcaattgataaaattttaataattattttaaaatttaaataaaattgaactaaaattaaatttaaaattaattgattttaatcaaaaattatttatcttaaaattattttttttttgaaatttatagaaaaatattaaaaaataaataaaaaaaaattaaaaatcagtaAAGAGCAAAATGCATgaataaacttaaataaataaattaaattaacttaagtaaaataaaaatttcaaaaaacttgagcaatttataaaaataaaattgaaaatttgaaaataattaattgaaatcaataaaaattgatgaaattaaaattttatttttattttcattttagcaTCTGGCAAAGATGGTGCTGAGCTCAGTTCTTGGGCACGTTACTTAAAGAACAAATATGGCACAAGATCGCGCGAATCCAAAGATACTCCGAGCGCCTCAACATCCGATCGTCATGGCGGAAGCAGTTCCTCCTCAAGTGCCGTGACACCAACATCGACAGCACGTCGTCTCAGTTTGGGCTTGCCCTTGCGCCAAGCCAACGATTTCAGTTCCGACGACGATTCAAAAAACGCGCAAGGCTCCCCTACCTCTCCTACGGTAGCAGCCGCTATAGCAGGCCTGGCAGGTTTGTCCCCTAGGGCACATTACCTCCAGAAGCGCCGTCAATTGTTTCAAATTGGGGGCAGGGGAGCAGAACCCGGCTCATTTACGTGGCCACGTGGTATTGCCGTCGGCGCCGATAATGCGATTGTCGTTGCCGACTCGTCGAATCATCGCGTTCAGGTGTTCGACGAAAACGGGATTTTCCAAAAGGAATTTGGGCAGTACGGAAACAGCGATGGCGAGTTTGATTGTCTCGCCGGCATCGCTGTCAATCGCATCGGGCAGTTCATCATTGCCGATCGCTACAATCACCGCATACAAGTGCTCGATCCGTCGGGACGCTTTGTGCGTGCGTTTGGGTCCCAGGGAACATCCGATGGGAAATTCAACTATCCATGGGGCATCAGTACGGATCAACTTGGATTCATTTATGTTTGCGACAAGGAAAATCATCGTATTCAGGtgagattttttcttcaattttttaaaaaatttttaatttacttgagaaattttgaagGTTTTCCAATCCGATGGCACATTTGTTGGCAAATTCGGCACTTGTGGCAATAAAGAAGGTCAACTTGAACATCCTCATTACATCGCTGTGTCAAATAATAATCGAGTTATTGTCTCTGACTCGAATAATCATCGAATTCAggtattaaaactttttcatttttttttttaattaattttataaatttttatattttattaattaaaaaaaaaaatattaattaaaaaaaaaattaatttaaaaaaaaaataattttaatttttttaaatttttttaattttttaaaaatataattaaaaaattaaaaattataaatatttttaaattaataaataaattaaatttatttttttataaatttttatttatttatttttttatttatataatttttacgaattttatttttagcaaatttaattatttatttaattaaataaaatataaattaaaataattaagtttttaatttttataaaattttttttaatttaataaattttatttcattttaatttttttttaaataaatttttattttatttttaaatatttttttaaaattttttaattatttaatgtttaaattattttaagtaattaaattaaataaatattcaaaatatgaatttaaattaattttttcaaaattaaaattattaaaattttaaaaaattaaaatttaattttaattattttttttcagatcttCGACATCAATGGGCGCGTTTTGTCATCATTTGGCAGCGAAGGATCTGAAGAAGGCCAATTCAAGTTTCCACGGTAAGATTTCTTTCTCTATACTCTTACATAATTTCCGTCGCCAAAAATGCCATAACTTCTAATTACAATTACTCATTATTACGTTCGATTCTCGTAAATTGCTCGTCGccatcagaaaatattttttattattttttcttctataaaaatttttctccataacacaaaaaaaaaagtttttttttctcgacatTTATGTGGCTTGGTTGGTATTATaacccacaaaaaaaacataataaaaataaaaataatgaaaaaatgtgtaagatcatgatgatgatggcacTCGTTTAcaacaacgaacaaaaaaaagtttttttttgttggc
It encodes:
- the LOC134829523 gene encoding RING finger protein nhl-1 isoform X1, with amino-acid sequence MEQFEQLLTCCVCLDRYRNPKLLPCQHSFCMEPCMDGLVDYVRRQVKCPECRAEHRIPYQGVQGFPTNVTLQRFLELHIEITGELPDPTSGQTMERCNVCSEKNYCTLCVHCEKKICPDCKSAHMDILRREIVRVNNQIRRGIHRLQDTLALVEKNMQNLSTNCNCVTEEIDEMNKRLFRALRDRTDYLKGEVDRYVTTEMKNLRTLKENLELEIANITSNCDLADKHMTDAVEWDDCELVDTKEIFLKTVEFMRNFEYETADYNRRVRFTMALDPNQLVMNVANYGDLNIIHPAPSSGTSGLLQAPVGPGLLRSKSDHRLATQFRQQEAQGLLNDDEPLLGGRKFGERPVKAAASHNDRYGRGGNDYGGGDDYDNESTSSRPKSRFRSRFVRGHQDDNDSDNESARQLEAAKSQKDKNKITSTEDTSKGPLSGIFRLMDSPRVMKRLQDMERGPVQKKVTPPPTAAPPTAKQATAAPPVAGQKKTTNRQMSEDEIDRIKRQNKGASSSATAAATGVTEPERPTADRSKTPATAANKQTTRAPSNESSASSDSANAAAAAAAASANGTQEKKPFQSRFLNQPLTTEPPKKEETESSSEEETSEEETESEEESEEESKPAAKPSTTTTPSRAADPKPDTSSYRTRSSQMQDEARNDSRRSSREEPRSAYGQSAANAYKSSPTHSSFERDESPKYGRVRNSATTATVPEPETESRYSSSGYSSRFLNKSKSTAVVPPEEEEDSDSRYGTGRQRYMALKERRTRLARSKSSHNFGNDDDDDDPPSPTTVSPAAYLASRYGPSSSLAGSELSRSRSTHVLKSRENSPERGAAGSSGKDGAELSSWARYLKNKYGTRSRESKDTPSASTSDRHGGSSSSSSAVTPTSTARRLSLGLPLRQANDFSSDDDSKNAQGSPTSPTVAAAIAGLAGLSPRAHYLQKRRQLFQIGGRGAEPGSFTWPRGIAVGADNAIVVADSSNHRVQVFDENGIFQKEFGQYGNSDGEFDCLAGIAVNRIGQFIIADRYNHRIQVLDPSGRFVRAFGSQGTSDGKFNYPWGISTDQLGFIYVCDKENHRIQVFQSDGTFVGKFGTCGNKEGQLEHPHYIAVSNNNRVIVSDSNNHRIQIFDINGRVLSSFGSEGSEEGQFKFPRGVAVDEHGFMVVADSGNNRIQIFHPDGSFLRAFGSWGSGDAEFKGLEGVAIMNNGSILVCDRENHRVQVF
- the LOC134829523 gene encoding RING finger protein nhl-1 isoform X2; the protein is MEQFEQLLTCCVCLDRYRNPKLLPCQHSFCMEPCMDGLVDYVRRQVKCPECRAEHRIPYQGVQGFPTNVTLQRFLELHIEITGELPDPTSGQTMERCNVCSEKNYCTLCVHCEKKICPDCKSAHMDILRREIVRVNNQIRRGIHRLQDTLALVEKNMQNLSTNCNCVTEEIDEMNKRLFRALRDRTDYLKGEVDRYVTTEMKNLRTLKENLELEIANITSNCDLADKHMTDAVEWDDCELVDTKEIFLKTVEFMRNFEYETADYNRRVRFTMALDPNQLVMNVANYGDLNIIHPAPSSGTSGLLQAPVGPGLLRSKSDHRLATQFRQQEAQGLLNDDEPLLGGRKFGERPVKAAASHNDRYGRGGNDYGGGDDYDNESTSSRPKSRFRSRFVRGHQDDNDSDNESARQLEAAKSQKDKNKITSTEDTSKGPLSGIFRLMDSPRVMKRLQDMERGPVQKKVTPPPTAAPPTAKQATAAPPVAGQKKTTNRQMSEDEIDRIKRQNKGASSSATAAATGVTEPERPTADRSKTPATAANKQTTRAPSNESSASSDSANAAAAAAAASANGTQEKKPFQSRFLNQPLTTEPPKKEETESSSEEETSEEETESEEESEEESKPAAKPSTTTTPSRAADPKPDTSSYRTRSSQMQDEARNDSRRSSREEPRSAYGQSAANAYKSSPTHSSFERDESPKYGRVRNSATTATVPEPETESRYSSRYGPSSSLAGSELSRSRSTHVLKSRENSPERGAAGSSGKDGAELSSWARYLKNKYGTRSRESKDTPSASTSDRHGGSSSSSSAVTPTSTARRLSLGLPLRQANDFSSDDDSKNAQGSPTSPTVAAAIAGLAGLSPRAHYLQKRRQLFQIGGRGAEPGSFTWPRGIAVGADNAIVVADSSNHRVQVFDENGIFQKEFGQYGNSDGEFDCLAGIAVNRIGQFIIADRYNHRIQVLDPSGRFVRAFGSQGTSDGKFNYPWGISTDQLGFIYVCDKENHRIQVFQSDGTFVGKFGTCGNKEGQLEHPHYIAVSNNNRVIVSDSNNHRIQIFDINGRVLSSFGSEGSEEGQFKFPRGVAVDEHGFMVVADSGNNRIQIFHPDGSFLRAFGSWGSGDAEFKGLEGVAIMNNGSILVCDRENHRVQVF